In Synechococcus sp. UW69, the following are encoded in one genomic region:
- the trpB gene encoding tryptophan synthase subunit beta, whose protein sequence is MTSTLPNASTPDPSSLQPAVRPGAHGRFGRFGGQYVPETLMPALAELEQAAAQAWNDPAFTAELNRLLKNYVGRATPLYEAERLTAHYRRSDGGPRIWLKREDLNHTGAHKINNALGQALLALRMGKKRIIAETGAGQHGVATATVCARFGLECVIYMGAEDMRRQALNVFRMRLLGATVQPVTAGTATLKDATSEAIRDWVTNVESTHYILGSVAGPHPYPMLVRDFHAVIGEESKQQCQEAFGRLPDVLMACVGGGSNAMGLFHPFVQDTSVRLIGVEAAGDGVATGRHAATITEGRAGVLHGAMSLLLQDGDGQVMEAHSISAGLDYPGVGPEHSYLREIGRAEYAAVTDLQALDALRLVSELEGIIPALETAHAFAWLEQLCPTLAEGTEVVINCSGRGDKDVNTVAEKLGDQL, encoded by the coding sequence GTGACCAGCACTTTGCCCAACGCCAGCACTCCGGATCCCTCCAGCTTGCAGCCGGCGGTTCGTCCCGGCGCCCATGGGCGCTTTGGCCGATTCGGTGGGCAGTACGTGCCTGAAACCCTGATGCCGGCTTTGGCGGAGTTGGAGCAGGCGGCCGCCCAGGCCTGGAATGATCCGGCCTTCACGGCTGAGCTCAACCGCCTGCTGAAGAACTACGTCGGTCGGGCGACACCGCTCTACGAGGCTGAGCGTCTCACCGCCCATTACCGCCGCTCCGACGGTGGTCCCCGCATTTGGCTCAAGCGAGAAGATCTCAACCACACCGGGGCGCACAAGATCAACAACGCTCTGGGGCAGGCCCTGCTGGCGCTGCGCATGGGCAAGAAGCGGATCATTGCTGAGACCGGTGCGGGCCAGCACGGCGTCGCTACGGCCACGGTCTGCGCGCGCTTCGGTCTCGAGTGCGTGATCTATATGGGCGCCGAAGACATGCGCCGCCAGGCCCTCAACGTGTTTCGCATGCGCTTGCTGGGCGCCACGGTGCAACCGGTGACGGCGGGCACCGCCACCCTTAAGGACGCCACTAGTGAAGCCATCCGCGACTGGGTGACCAACGTCGAGTCCACCCACTACATCCTTGGCTCCGTCGCTGGCCCGCATCCCTATCCAATGTTGGTGAGGGATTTCCACGCGGTGATTGGTGAAGAGTCCAAGCAGCAGTGTCAGGAGGCCTTCGGACGGCTGCCGGATGTGTTGATGGCCTGTGTGGGTGGTGGCTCCAATGCCATGGGCCTGTTCCATCCCTTCGTTCAGGACACCTCTGTTCGTCTGATCGGCGTTGAGGCCGCCGGCGATGGCGTGGCGACAGGCCGCCACGCCGCAACGATCACCGAAGGCCGTGCCGGCGTCCTTCATGGCGCCATGAGCCTGTTGTTGCAGGACGGCGACGGCCAGGTGATGGAGGCTCACTCCATCTCCGCTGGTCTCGATTATCCCGGTGTTGGCCCTGAGCACAGCTACCTGCGTGAAATCGGCCGGGCGGAATATGCGGCCGTCACCGATCTGCAGGCCCTGGATGCCCTGCGGTTGGTTAGTGAGCTGGAGGGAATCATTCCGGCCCTGGAAACCGCTCATGCCTTCGCTTGGCTGGAGCAGCTCTGCCCAACCCTGGCCGAGGGCACCGAAGTGGTGATCAACTGCTCCGGCCGAGGCGACAAGGACGTCAACACCGTGGCCGAGAAGCTGGGGGATCAGCTTTAA
- a CDS encoding NADH-quinone oxidoreductase subunit J, which yields MTIATTTELICFLVLSAVVVVGALGVVLLSNIVYSAFLLGGVFTAVAGLYLLLNASFVAAAQILVYVGAINVLILFAIMLVNKREDLKAIANLTTRRVVSAGVCAGLLALLVRVVVTTPWSLPGPAAVGEEATARIGEHLFTDYLLPFEVASVLLLMAMIGAIVLARRDVLATDVVTGEVADQGLIEKARTPLLMNRAD from the coding sequence ATGACCATCGCGACCACCACCGAGCTGATCTGTTTCCTGGTGCTGTCTGCCGTTGTGGTGGTTGGTGCCCTGGGTGTGGTGCTGCTCAGCAACATCGTCTATTCCGCCTTTCTGCTTGGCGGTGTGTTCACAGCTGTTGCAGGGCTCTATCTGCTGCTCAATGCGAGCTTCGTGGCCGCTGCCCAGATCCTGGTTTATGTCGGGGCAATCAATGTGCTGATCCTGTTCGCGATCATGCTCGTGAACAAACGGGAGGATTTGAAGGCCATCGCCAACCTCACCACCCGACGGGTGGTGTCAGCTGGCGTCTGCGCCGGTCTGCTGGCTCTGCTGGTCCGCGTTGTAGTGACCACGCCTTGGTCGCTTCCAGGCCCCGCCGCCGTGGGCGAAGAGGCCACCGCGCGCATCGGTGAACACCTCTTCACTGATTACCTCTTGCCGTTTGAGGTGGCTTCAGTGCTGCTGCTAATGGCCATGATCGGAGCGATCGTTTTGGCCCGCCGCGATGTGTTGGCTACCGATGTGGTCACCGGTGAAGTTGCTGACCAGGGCCTGATCGAGAAGGCCCGTACCCCCTTGCTGATGAACCGAGCGGACTGA
- the nuoH gene encoding NADH-quinone oxidoreductase subunit NuoH has protein sequence MSPGLDLELSFSQALQGLGLSPEVARLLWLPLPMLLVLVAAVVGVLVSVWLERKISAAVQQRIGPQYAGALGVLQPLADGLKLLVKEDIIPARADSLLFTLGPILVVVPVIISWLIIPFGQNLLISNVGVGIFLWIAFSSIQPIGLLMSGYASNNKYSLLGGLRAAAQSISYEIPLALAVLAVVMMTNSLSTVDIVDQQTGAGILSWNIWRQPVGFLIFWICALAECERLPFDLPEAEEELVAGYQTEYAGMKFALFYLAGYINLVLSAILVSVLYLGGWGFPIPVEWLADWLHQPIDAPVVQVITGAVGIVMTVLKAYLLVFVAILLRWTTPRVRIDQLLDLGWKFLLPLSLVNLLVTAALKLAFPVAFGG, from the coding sequence GTGAGTCCGGGACTTGACCTGGAATTGAGCTTTAGCCAGGCGCTGCAAGGTTTAGGCCTCTCTCCAGAGGTGGCGAGACTGCTCTGGCTGCCACTGCCCATGCTGCTGGTCCTGGTGGCTGCAGTGGTGGGTGTGCTCGTGTCGGTTTGGTTGGAACGCAAGATTTCGGCCGCCGTTCAGCAACGGATCGGACCTCAGTACGCCGGTGCCCTCGGCGTGCTTCAGCCTCTGGCCGATGGCCTCAAGCTTCTGGTCAAGGAAGACATCATTCCGGCGCGGGCCGACAGCCTGCTGTTCACCCTTGGCCCGATTCTGGTGGTGGTGCCGGTGATCATCTCCTGGTTGATCATCCCCTTCGGCCAGAACCTGCTGATCAGCAACGTGGGCGTGGGCATTTTCCTTTGGATTGCCTTCAGCAGCATTCAGCCCATCGGTCTGCTGATGAGCGGTTATGCCTCGAATAACAAGTATTCCCTTCTCGGCGGTCTAAGGGCCGCAGCGCAGTCGATCAGCTACGAGATCCCCCTGGCTTTAGCTGTGCTGGCCGTGGTGATGATGACCAACTCGCTGAGCACCGTCGACATCGTTGATCAGCAGACCGGAGCAGGCATCCTCAGCTGGAACATTTGGCGTCAGCCGGTGGGTTTCCTGATCTTCTGGATTTGTGCCCTGGCTGAGTGCGAGCGGCTTCCGTTCGACCTCCCTGAAGCCGAAGAAGAGTTGGTTGCCGGTTACCAGACCGAATACGCGGGCATGAAGTTTGCCCTCTTCTATCTGGCCGGGTACATCAATTTGGTGCTCTCCGCCATTCTGGTCAGCGTCCTCTATCTGGGTGGTTGGGGTTTCCCAATTCCCGTCGAGTGGCTGGCCGACTGGCTTCATCAGCCCATTGACGCCCCAGTGGTGCAGGTCATTACTGGTGCTGTCGGCATTGTGATGACTGTGCTGAAGGCCTATCTGCTGGTGTTTGTGGCCATCCTGCTGCGCTGGACAACGCCCCGCGTGCGCATTGACCAGCTGCTGGACCTGGGCTGGAAGTTCCTGCTGCCCCTGTCCTTGGTCAATCTCCTGGTGACTGCGGCCCTCAAGCTCGCCTTCCCTGTTGCGTTCGGTGGCTAG
- a CDS encoding class I SAM-dependent methyltransferase, whose protein sequence is MTTHAALTTTPRWADSSRGLGRLIEALIGIGLLRRPLFFQARQLIIRTAESNGIPWRARRKELQQAAEPLLAASTTAGLTPPAYYLSRFHAYEQGNLCWQAAAEAEQATDAMALRVWPEEQLMPAEAQARLRDAIHAVAEPLLPASIDRVVDLGCSVGVSTQALARWLNARSAASSAHPPTLIGLDLSPEMLSVARVRDPQGLVHDWRHAAAEATGLASGSVDLVSLQFVCHELPQGATLAVLAEAARLLRPGGVLLMVDQDPGSSVLQRLPAPVATLLKSTEPFIEQYFALDLPAALQEAGFRNPSIRACDPRHRVIACLR, encoded by the coding sequence ATGACCACCCATGCTGCGCTCACAACAACACCTCGCTGGGCCGATTCCAGCCGCGGCCTCGGCCGTCTGATCGAGGCTTTGATCGGTATCGGCCTGCTGCGTCGTCCCCTGTTCTTCCAGGCGCGGCAGCTGATCATTCGCACGGCTGAGAGTAACGGCATTCCTTGGCGGGCCCGACGCAAGGAGCTGCAGCAGGCGGCAGAACCGTTGCTCGCTGCCAGCACTACGGCAGGCCTCACCCCGCCGGCCTATTACCTGTCTCGATTCCATGCCTATGAGCAGGGCAACCTCTGCTGGCAGGCTGCCGCTGAAGCCGAGCAGGCCACCGATGCCATGGCTCTGCGGGTGTGGCCGGAGGAGCAGCTGATGCCTGCCGAGGCTCAGGCACGGCTCCGCGATGCCATTCATGCTGTGGCGGAACCGTTGCTCCCCGCCTCGATCGACCGTGTCGTGGATCTGGGCTGTTCCGTCGGGGTGAGCACCCAGGCCCTGGCCCGCTGGCTGAACGCCCGTTCCGCAGCCAGCTCTGCGCACCCTCCGACGCTGATCGGCCTGGATTTGTCGCCAGAGATGCTGTCGGTGGCCCGCGTGCGTGACCCCCAGGGCCTTGTGCACGACTGGCGCCATGCCGCCGCCGAAGCCACTGGGCTGGCCTCGGGTTCCGTTGATCTGGTCAGCCTGCAGTTCGTCTGCCATGAGCTCCCCCAGGGGGCGACCCTTGCGGTCCTGGCCGAAGCGGCCCGACTGCTGCGGCCCGGTGGTGTTTTGCTGATGGTGGACCAGGACCCCGGCTCCTCGGTGCTGCAGCGCTTGCCGGCGCCGGTGGCCACGCTGCTCAAGAGCACAGAGCCCTTCATTGAGCAGTACTTCGCCCTGGATCTGCCCGCAGCGTTGCAGGAGGCCGGGTTCCGGAATCCCAGCATCCGTGCCTGCGACCCACGGCACCGTGTGATCGCCTGCTTACGCTGA
- a CDS encoding DUF3352 domain-containing protein yields the protein MDKDEGIRERRPMKARPFLSAAGAVLLSLLLLAAGLLWTMDRQSPLHLAEQPLRLPRAARFVPRDADLSLHWLADPRRLPAYAQAVAPASERRDARDGARQWREGVFALAGLQFGLELEPWLGEEVSLTLTDGASSAGWVLALTSRDDDGARRFLQRFWQTRSLAGTDLQISSYRGIGVISGQGALVGHDPQPLATALIDDDLLLVASGRGVLEQALDVSQLPDQHQLGDERLQRQVADLGEGVALLTASPHALQHWLQFPEVVAQREDLNGLVASLRPEGSTLAVDGRLGFQQTIASAPWPDLTDLTASAGGHGRWLAQLQSPARLLDPGESHPLAQWFGPVLAQQLRDQPAADAVVQSDDGPLLWQDQSEGWLLATRSQSPARDAVDARLQEQGLTRSELDGDGEVLSVWTRLVRQRGRQPGVDAQLAVAQVSSSSLNWWGESLMALAQRQNGRALQPRVNQWQELASASQPVQALLLADAPARSLLGQWRPWGLLQVMAGRPLQDQVRGLAFAVDADRLEQSGTEIPLHARLELG from the coding sequence ATGGACAAAGATGAAGGGATCCGAGAACGCCGGCCCATGAAGGCCCGCCCCTTCCTCAGCGCTGCCGGCGCTGTGCTGCTGTCGCTGCTTCTTCTGGCTGCTGGTCTGCTTTGGACCATGGATCGCCAGAGCCCCCTTCACCTGGCTGAGCAGCCTTTGCGTCTGCCCCGGGCGGCTCGCTTTGTGCCGAGGGATGCCGATTTATCCCTGCACTGGCTGGCTGATCCCAGGCGTCTGCCTGCCTATGCCCAGGCCGTCGCCCCCGCCTCGGAACGCCGCGATGCCCGCGATGGTGCACGGCAGTGGCGTGAGGGGGTCTTCGCCTTGGCGGGCCTGCAGTTCGGTCTTGAGCTGGAGCCCTGGCTTGGCGAGGAAGTCAGTCTCACCCTCACCGATGGGGCCTCCAGCGCCGGCTGGGTTCTGGCCTTGACCAGTCGGGATGACGATGGCGCCAGGCGCTTCTTGCAACGGTTCTGGCAGACCCGCAGCCTGGCGGGCACCGATCTGCAGATCAGCAGTTACCGCGGCATCGGTGTGATCAGCGGCCAGGGGGCCTTGGTGGGGCATGACCCCCAACCTCTGGCCACGGCCTTGATCGATGACGATCTGCTCTTGGTGGCCTCAGGCCGGGGCGTGCTGGAGCAGGCCCTCGATGTCTCCCAGCTTCCGGATCAGCATCAGCTGGGGGATGAACGTCTGCAGCGTCAGGTCGCTGATCTCGGTGAGGGTGTGGCGCTGCTGACGGCATCGCCACACGCCCTTCAGCATTGGTTGCAGTTTCCTGAGGTGGTGGCCCAACGCGAGGATCTGAACGGCCTTGTGGCTTCGCTTCGGCCGGAGGGTTCGACCCTGGCGGTGGATGGGCGACTCGGGTTCCAGCAAACTATTGCTTCCGCCCCATGGCCTGACCTGACGGATCTGACCGCCTCGGCTGGTGGACATGGCCGTTGGCTGGCGCAGCTGCAAAGTCCAGCACGTCTGTTGGATCCGGGCGAAAGCCATCCGCTGGCCCAGTGGTTCGGCCCGGTTCTCGCGCAGCAGTTGCGGGACCAGCCGGCTGCAGATGCTGTTGTTCAGTCCGATGACGGCCCTCTCCTCTGGCAAGACCAGTCCGAGGGCTGGCTCTTGGCCACGCGCTCTCAAAGTCCCGCCAGGGATGCGGTGGATGCACGTCTGCAGGAGCAAGGCCTGACCCGGTCTGAGCTGGACGGAGATGGTGAGGTCTTGAGTGTGTGGACGCGTCTTGTTCGCCAGCGGGGACGCCAGCCTGGAGTGGATGCCCAGCTGGCCGTGGCTCAGGTCAGCTCGTCCTCTCTGAACTGGTGGGGTGAGTCGTTGATGGCTCTGGCGCAGCGCCAGAACGGCCGTGCCCTTCAGCCTCGCGTGAACCAGTGGCAGGAGCTCGCATCGGCCTCCCAACCCGTGCAGGCTCTTCTTTTGGCGGATGCCCCGGCTCGATCACTTTTGGGGCAATGGCGGCCGTGGGGGCTGCTGCAGGTGATGGCCGGTCGGCCCTTGCAGGACCAGGTCCGGGGTCTGGCGTTCGCCGTCGACGCTGATCGTCTGGAGCAGAGCGGCACCGAGATTCCTTTGCATGCCCGCCTCGAACTCGGCTGA
- the nuoK gene encoding NADH-quinone oxidoreductase subunit NuoK translates to MSDFLSTLPSLQAYLLVAAMLFCIGVWGLINSRNAVRVLMSIELMLNGVNINLMAFSSFVDGDLIRGQVFAVFVITVAAAEAAVGLAILLSLYRNRVTVDMEQFNLLRW, encoded by the coding sequence ATGAGCGATTTCCTTTCAACGCTTCCTTCCCTGCAGGCTTACCTCCTGGTGGCCGCAATGTTGTTCTGCATCGGTGTCTGGGGACTGATCAATAGCCGCAACGCCGTTCGGGTGTTGATGAGCATCGAGCTGATGCTTAATGGCGTGAACATCAATCTGATGGCCTTCTCATCCTTTGTGGATGGCGATCTGATCCGAGGTCAGGTGTTCGCTGTGTTTGTGATCACGGTGGCTGCCGCTGAAGCTGCGGTCGGTCTCGCGATCCTCCTGTCGCTTTATCGCAATCGCGTTACCGTCGACATGGAGCAGTTCAACCTGCTGCGCTGGTAA
- the ndhI gene encoding NAD(P)H-quinone oxidoreductase subunit I, with protein MFGFLKQVGDYTRDAVDAARNLAQGFSVTFDHMQRRPVTVQYPYEKLIPSERYRGRIHYEFDKCIACEVCVRVCPINLPVVDWVMNKATKKKELRNYSIDFGVCIFCGNCVEYCPTNCLSMTEEYELAAFDRHSLNYDNVALGRLPTSVTTDPSVIPLRELAYLPAGELDPHTVPADRPRAGQLPSQVLETLTPPQKPAAKDEGQSSSEDKEGDA; from the coding sequence ATGTTCGGCTTCCTCAAACAGGTCGGTGATTACACCCGGGATGCGGTCGATGCAGCCCGGAATCTGGCCCAAGGATTTTCGGTCACGTTTGACCACATGCAGCGCCGTCCGGTCACGGTGCAGTACCCCTACGAGAAGCTCATTCCCTCCGAGCGTTATCGGGGTCGAATTCACTATGAATTCGATAAGTGCATCGCTTGCGAGGTTTGCGTCAGGGTCTGTCCGATCAACCTTCCGGTGGTGGATTGGGTGATGAACAAGGCCACGAAGAAGAAGGAGCTTCGCAATTACTCCATTGACTTCGGCGTCTGTATTTTTTGCGGTAACTGCGTGGAGTACTGCCCCACCAACTGCCTCTCGATGACCGAGGAATATGAGCTGGCTGCGTTTGATCGCCACAGCCTCAATTACGACAACGTTGCTTTAGGGCGGCTACCCACCAGCGTCACCACGGATCCTTCGGTGATTCCATTGCGCGAGCTGGCGTATCTCCCCGCAGGTGAGTTGGATCCACACACCGTGCCTGCAGATCGCCCGCGGGCCGGCCAACTTCCCTCCCAGGTTCTGGAGACCCTCACGCCGCCGCAGAAGCCAGCCGCCAAGGATGAGGGACAATCCTCCAGTGAGGACAAGGAGGGCGACGCATGA
- a CDS encoding heat-inducible transcriptional repressor HrcA has product MSKPLSLRQEQVLQATVHHYVDTMEPVGSRTLVQRFGIPASSATVRSAMGALERRGLLHQPHTSAGRIPSPMGYRHYVNALLPEPGVAVQHLERELTGLSLRWAGLDDLLMHLARRLTDFTGLMSLITQPQQENRQLETIRLVPSGDRLLVMLVEANGSASHLNLRLPHGAEAELTAMERWASAQLEEGDLNWEALPRQLQRSGAVLRSALDQPTPTINPTSVVVHGLSRLVSEPEFESTASLRPLLELIDEEPCTLISRGASARVWIGDEHPQPALEACAVVQAPYRCNEGLGHVALVGPMRMAYATARAAVQRVARHLELLLA; this is encoded by the coding sequence ATGAGCAAGCCCCTGTCCCTTCGGCAAGAACAGGTGCTTCAGGCGACGGTGCACCATTACGTCGACACCATGGAGCCGGTGGGAAGCCGCACCCTGGTGCAACGCTTCGGCATCCCCGCCAGCTCAGCCACCGTTCGCTCCGCCATGGGAGCTCTGGAACGTCGTGGTCTGCTGCATCAACCACACACCTCAGCCGGACGCATTCCCAGTCCGATGGGATACCGGCACTACGTGAATGCTTTGCTGCCGGAACCCGGCGTTGCCGTTCAGCACCTGGAACGGGAGCTCACGGGCCTGAGCCTGCGCTGGGCGGGTCTCGATGACCTGCTGATGCATCTGGCACGGCGACTGACGGATTTCACCGGTCTGATGAGCCTGATCACCCAACCTCAGCAGGAGAACCGCCAACTGGAGACGATCCGTCTGGTGCCGAGTGGTGATCGACTGCTGGTGATGCTGGTAGAAGCCAATGGCAGCGCAAGCCATCTCAACCTGCGCCTGCCGCACGGCGCCGAAGCCGAGCTCACAGCGATGGAACGCTGGGCGTCGGCGCAGCTCGAAGAGGGCGACCTGAACTGGGAGGCACTACCCAGGCAGTTGCAACGCAGCGGCGCTGTGCTGCGCAGCGCCCTCGACCAGCCCACCCCCACCATCAACCCCACGTCTGTTGTGGTGCATGGCCTCTCCAGGCTGGTGAGCGAACCGGAATTTGAAAGCACGGCAAGCCTTCGACCGCTGCTGGAACTGATCGACGAAGAACCCTGCACCTTGATCAGTCGCGGTGCATCCGCACGGGTGTGGATCGGCGACGAGCATCCGCAGCCTGCGTTGGAGGCGTGTGCGGTGGTTCAAGCCCCCTATCGCTGCAACGAGGGGCTCGGGCACGTGGCCCTCGTGGGTCCCATGCGCATGGCCTACGCCACGGCACGCGCTGCGGTGCAGCGCGTAGCCCGACATCTTGAGTTGCTGCTGGCTTGA
- a CDS encoding translation initiation factor: MPKGGWQEFSSADSLQRPSGATTEPTAKSQQMVRVQPTRGGKGGKTVTVIRGLELDAAGFKALLKKLKTRIGSGGTAKDGVIELQGDQVDLTLELLSKEGYRPKRAGG, translated from the coding sequence ATGCCGAAGGGCGGCTGGCAGGAATTCAGCAGCGCGGACAGTCTGCAGCGACCGAGCGGGGCGACGACGGAGCCCACAGCAAAGTCTCAGCAAATGGTGCGGGTGCAGCCCACCCGCGGCGGCAAAGGCGGCAAAACCGTAACGGTGATCCGTGGCTTGGAGCTTGATGCTGCGGGCTTCAAGGCTCTGCTGAAGAAGCTCAAAACACGCATCGGCAGTGGCGGCACCGCCAAAGACGGGGTGATCGAACTTCAAGGGGATCAGGTGGACCTGACTCTCGAGCTGCTCAGCAAGGAGGGATACCGGCCGAAACGGGCTGGTGGGTAA
- a CDS encoding histidine phosphatase family protein: MPASNSAELVLLRHGIAEPRQAGRDHPDRPLTAAGRQRTQMVMAALVRRGLRLDRLLSSPYRRARQTAELALEAGLASGLAVDERLKPGGALETLLSSVDGRLGLVGHEPDLGDLACMLLGCPPGGLLLKKAGVIQLHCSAGQWQLQTLLRPALLIDDLGC, translated from the coding sequence ATGCCCGCCTCGAACTCGGCTGAACTGGTTCTGCTGCGGCATGGCATCGCAGAACCCCGCCAGGCGGGGCGGGATCATCCGGATCGCCCCCTCACCGCAGCTGGGCGTCAGCGCACGCAAATGGTGATGGCAGCCTTGGTGCGACGGGGGCTGAGGCTGGATCGCCTGTTGTCCAGTCCCTACCGCAGGGCACGGCAAACGGCGGAACTGGCCCTAGAGGCAGGGCTCGCCTCAGGCCTTGCGGTGGATGAACGCCTCAAACCAGGAGGGGCCCTTGAAACGCTGCTGAGCTCGGTCGATGGACGGCTCGGCCTGGTGGGCCATGAGCCGGATCTTGGAGATCTGGCCTGCATGCTTCTGGGGTGTCCCCCTGGTGGCCTGCTATTGAAGAAAGCCGGCGTGATCCAGCTGCATTGTTCGGCGGGCCAGTGGCAGTTGCAGACCTTGCTTCGCCCGGCACTGTTGATTGACGATTTAGGTTGCTGA
- a CDS encoding rhodanese-like domain-containing protein, with the protein MGQSQPQPIQASELQKWLQSEQPSPQLVDVREAAELAIAPFPGAVLHRPLSQSNEWLTTLQADLKPDQAVVVVCHAGVRSYHFGLWLLDQPWGLEVWNLEGGIDAWSLQVDPSVPRY; encoded by the coding sequence ATGGGCCAATCCCAACCACAACCAATCCAAGCCTCCGAATTGCAGAAGTGGCTGCAAAGTGAGCAGCCTTCACCCCAGCTGGTGGATGTGCGTGAGGCGGCTGAGCTCGCGATCGCACCTTTCCCCGGCGCAGTTCTGCACCGACCCCTAAGCCAATCCAATGAATGGCTCACGACGCTGCAAGCTGACCTCAAACCCGATCAAGCGGTGGTGGTGGTTTGCCATGCAGGCGTTCGCAGCTACCACTTCGGCCTGTGGCTGCTGGACCAGCCCTGGGGCCTCGAGGTATGGAACCTTGAGGGAGGAATTGATGCCTGGAGCCTGCAGGTGGATCCCAGCGTTCCCCGCTACTGA
- a CDS encoding citrate synthase, whose protein sequence is MAQQQTGDLRHARTGIELRPGLDGVPATQSAICDIDGDQGLLTYRGYPMQDLAANSSFLETAYLLIWGELPSRDQLAKFEHAVQMHRRVSFRVRDMMKCFPASGHPMDALQSSAASLGLFYSRRAIDDPQYIYDAVVRLIAKIPTMVAAFQLIRKGQDPIQPRDDLAYSANFLYMLTEREPDPLAARIFDRCLMLHAEHSLNASTFSARVTASTLTDPYAVVASAVGTLAGPLHGGANEDVLAMLEQVGSPANAGAFLDDAVASKRKVMGFGHREYKVKDPRAVILQSLVEEMFDSFGHDDLYDVARAIEQEAESRLGPKGIYPNVDFYSGLVYRKLGIPRDLFTPVFAIARVAGWLAHWREQLGANRIFRPSQIYSGSQPRSWMPIEERVSAPAA, encoded by the coding sequence TTGGCCCAGCAGCAGACAGGAGACCTGCGCCATGCGCGGACCGGGATCGAACTGCGGCCAGGCCTCGACGGTGTTCCGGCGACCCAGTCGGCCATCTGCGATATCGATGGAGACCAGGGGCTGCTCACCTATCGCGGCTACCCGATGCAGGATCTGGCAGCCAACAGCAGCTTTCTGGAGACGGCCTACCTGCTGATCTGGGGAGAGCTGCCGAGCCGCGATCAGTTGGCGAAGTTTGAGCACGCGGTGCAGATGCACCGGCGTGTCAGCTTCCGGGTGCGGGACATGATGAAGTGCTTCCCGGCCAGCGGCCATCCGATGGATGCCCTGCAATCGAGTGCAGCATCCCTCGGCCTGTTTTATTCCCGGCGGGCCATTGACGACCCGCAATACATCTATGACGCGGTGGTGCGTCTGATTGCCAAGATCCCGACGATGGTGGCGGCGTTTCAGTTGATTCGCAAAGGCCAGGATCCGATTCAGCCTCGGGATGATCTGGCCTATTCCGCCAATTTCCTGTACATGCTCACGGAGCGGGAGCCTGATCCCCTGGCGGCGCGGATTTTTGATCGCTGTTTGATGCTTCATGCCGAGCACAGCCTCAATGCGAGCACCTTCAGTGCCCGTGTCACCGCCAGCACCCTGACGGATCCCTATGCCGTGGTGGCCTCTGCAGTCGGCACCCTGGCGGGACCGCTTCACGGCGGGGCCAATGAAGATGTTCTCGCCATGCTGGAGCAAGTTGGAAGCCCTGCAAACGCCGGCGCCTTCCTCGACGATGCCGTCGCGTCGAAGCGGAAGGTGATGGGTTTCGGCCACCGTGAGTACAAGGTCAAAGATCCCCGCGCTGTGATCCTTCAGTCGCTGGTTGAGGAGATGTTTGACAGCTTTGGCCATGACGACCTCTACGACGTGGCCCGGGCGATTGAGCAGGAAGCGGAATCCCGGCTCGGCCCGAAAGGCATCTATCCCAACGTGGATTTCTATTCCGGGCTCGTTTACCGCAAGCTCGGTATTCCCAGGGATCTGTTCACGCCAGTCTTCGCGATCGCCAGGGTCGCCGGCTGGCTGGCCCATTGGCGTGAGCAGCTGGGGGCGAACCGGATTTTTCGGCCCTCGCAGATCTATTCCGGCTCACAGCCACGCTCCTGGATGCCCATCGAGGAGCGAGTTTCGGCTCCGGCCGCCTAA